The following is a genomic window from Flavobacterium crassostreae.
TTAAAACCGCAATAGGATACAGCAACAGCCGCCTATCCTCCGTACTTCGTTACAACTATAACAATCTGGATTTAGGAATCCCTGAAGATGGCATAGCGGCACAAACCACTAGCAAAAACACCCAATTTCCAAGACAAGGCGTTTCTAACCAACTCTGGAGTTTAAACTCTGTCCTTTATTTTAAAAACACAAAACTAGATGTAGACCTAGGATATGTAGCAAATGATAGATCCGAGTTCGAAGATAGTTCCGTTGCAGCTTTGCACATGAAATTAAAAACCTACAATTATGTTGCCAAGTACCATTTGCCAAAAGCAGGAAAACTAGAATCCATTTTTGGAATTCAAGGCATGCACCAAACCAACACCAATTTGGGCGAAGAATATTTAATTCCGGATGCAACCACCAATGATTTTGGTGTTTTTGGAACCGCTATTTACGAGTGGAACAACCAAAATGCACTCCAAGCAGGATTGCGTTTTGACAACCGAAAAATCAACAGTACGACACACGGAACAAGTGGCGAAGAAGGCTATTTTCAAGAAACCGCCAATTCCTTTACTAGTTTTAATGCCGCTTTGGGCTACAAAACCAATATTGCCAAAGATCTTGTCTTGCGTTGGAATATAGCCTCAGGTTTTAGAGCACCCAATCTGGCAGAACTTACCTCCAATGGAGTGCACGAAGGCACCAACCGCTATGAAATCGGGAATGCTGCTCTAAAAACAGAACAAAACCTACAAACAGATGTAAATTTAGAATACAAAACCAATCACTTCGAGTTTTTTGCCAACGGATTCTACAACCACATCAACAATTACATCTACACCACACCAACAGGAACCGTACTCGAGGATAATGACGTATTTAAGTACATACAAAACAACGCAAAATTATATGGAGCCGAAATAGGCCTACATGTGCACCCACACCCTTTGGATTGGCTGCATTACCAGACGAGCTTTGAAACCGTAACCGGCAAAAAACAAAACGGAGATTACCTGCCATTAATACCAGCCAATAACTGGAACAATACCCTAAGAGGAGAGTTCAAAATCAAAAAATGGCTAGAGAATGGTTTTGCTGCTTTAACCACCAGCAGCACCCTAAATCAAAATAACGTAAGTGGTTTTGAAACCAGATCCAACGCCTATACCTTAGTAAATCTAGGCCTTGGCGGAACCATTAAATTAGGCAAAACCACCGTAAATGCCAACCTAAACGCCAACAACCTCTTAGACAAAAAATACATTGCACACCTCTCTAGACTAAAAACAGATGGCATTGCAAACATTGGCAGAAACATTGTGCTAGGGCTTCGGTTTAGCCTTTAGAACACCGTACAAACCACCATCCAAATACTGCCCCCAAAAAGTTAGATACTCTTTGGGGGCTTTTTAAATAAACAAACCAAAACAAGTGCCAAATGGAGCCCAAAAAATATTTTTTATTAGCGCATGCCCTCGCTTCCACTATCGTTACAGCGTGGTCAGGCTGTCCGCTATATCTTTTATTCCATTGCATTACATAAAAGGATGCCGCTTCCATCCTTCATGCCACCGTTAGACCATCTAGTGTTTACAAAAACAATACTCCAGACAATCCCTCCAAACCGAGACCCACGCCGTTGCGCAATCTCTAAGGCGTATGCAGGAGAGCTTATTTAGCATTCTTTTCTTCAATCCACTTAGACAGATATTTAGTACTCCTTAAGGTATGGTGCTGTAGCATTTCTCCCATAAAATTATGCACCCTATGGGTTTTTAAATGGGTTTGCAAAAGCACTATTTTATCTTTAAAATCCGTTTCAAACAAAGGTTTCAAATACCGTTTTCGAACCATCGCAAAACCATTTTGTTGCATTTGGTACCAAATTACGGGATCCTGATACAAGCGCACCGCCTCGGCAGCAAAAAGCGCAGGATTATCTGTCACCATTCCATTCCAAGGCAAATCTCCGTGCATGGCCTCTGCGCCAATAGTTGTAGTAACACTCGGGCTGCCACAATACATAGCCTCTAGTAATTTGCCTTTAATACCCGCCCCAAAACGCAGTGGCGCCAAAACCACCCGCGCCTTAGAAACCACCTCCATAGCATTTGCGGCACGCCCCATAACCCAAAAGCCTTCTTTTTGGTTGTGCAATTGCAACACCTTTTGCGAAGGATAAGCCCCATACACCTGCAAAACCGCCTGAGGTAGTTGTTTTTGTATAAGCGGCCAAAGGGTTTCTTTGAGATACAAAACCGCATTAAAGTTGGGCTCATGCAGAAAATTACCTACAAAAATAAAATCCCTTCGAGTTTGGTAATTCGGGAGCTGTTCCGTCTCTAAAAGAGCCTCAGGATTTACCAACAAGGGCAAGTAATGCAACAACGCAGGCTCTATTTTAAAAAGCGTGGTTAGCAATTCCATTTCGTACTCCGAAACCAACAAAGACAGATCACAGCGCAAAATGCTAGCAATTTCGCGTTTAGCAACCTCCTCAACCAATAAATCGGTGGTTGTGAAAACCCGTTTTTCTTTAAATGCTTTTTGTCTGGCCTGGCGCAAAGAGTGCAAGTCTTCGGTGTCCAAAACCCGTAAAGCATCCGGGCAACTAGCGGCAACACGCCATCCAAATTGCTCCTCGGTCATAAAACGATCAAATAGCACTACTCCCGGTTGAAGCGCTTTTGCAAAAGCGTCAAAGCTAGAACAATTCAGAACAATGTTCTTTTTTTCGATGCCATAGTCGGCCAAATTTACCATATATGCACTATCCATAGCCGCACTTGCAAAAACAATCGTATAGCCCTCTTGTTTAAAAATAGAAAGAAGTTGCAGCATCCTGCCGCCAGCAGCAGAAGAATTAGGCTCTGGCCAAACAGACCCTATAACTAAAAGTGTTTTCAATGGGTATTTATTAGGTTAATGAGCCACAAAATAATACTATTTAAATGGCAAAACCAGCAATTAGAAAGAAAAATAAGAAACAAAACACTAATTTTGTAAGACTCTAAAAAAAAACAGCATGCTAGGATTAAAATTAGCCACAGATCCCAAATGGGTAACTATTGTAGAAACAAATATTGAAGAAATACTAACAGATCACGCTTGGTGCGAACAAAAAGCCGCCTCAAACGCCATTAGTATTGTTACCTACAATTCCGAACTCGAAGAATTGGTCACAGAGATGTTAGTGATTGCTAGAGAAGAACTTGAACACCTGCAAATGGTACATGATTTAATTAAAAGCAAAGGACTCACCTTGGGCAGAGAGCGCAAAGATAATTATGTAAACGAGCTTTTTAAATTCATGAAAAAAGACGGTAGCCGCAAAGATGCCCTGTGTGAGCGGTTGCTTTTTTCGGCAATGATTGAAGCACGAAGTTGTGAACGATTCAAAGTCCTTTCGGAAAACATACAAGATCCAGAATTAGCAAAATTCTATAGAGATTTAATGGTTAGCGAAGCAGGACATTATACAACTTTTTTGGGTTTTGCCAAAAAATACGCAGACAATGTAGATGTGGACAAACGTTGGCAAGAGTGGATTGCCTACGAAACCTCTATTATTACCAATTATGGCAAGCAAGAGACTGTACATGGGTAGTGCGCTTTCAAACTACCGGCTTTCTTGTTTTTAGAATAGCAGTCATGCGCCATGTTTTGCTGGTTTTGTTTATTTTTGTAGCATGAAAAACATTATACTAACCGGAACAAGCAGTGGCATAGGATATGCCTTAGCCTTGCAATTTGCCAATGCAGGCCATCAGGTATTGGCAATTTCTAGAAAAACACCCAAAATACTTATAGAACATCCCAATGTTAGCTGTTTGGCTATAGATTTGTCGGATGAAAAACAATTGGATAAAGTCACCCATTTTATCTCCTCTACTTGGAAACACGTAGATGCTTTGATCCATAATGCAGGGAGTTTAATTCTAAAACCTTTTGAAGAACTCACCCAAGCAGATTTTGAAAAAGTGTACCAAATCAATGTTTTTGCGGTAGCAAATTTGACCCGAATTTGTTTGCCTTATTTGCAAAAAGGGAGCCATGTTGTGACCATAAGCTCTATGGGCGGTATTCAAGGTAGTCTTAAATTTGCGGGACTTGCAGCCTATAGTTCCAGCAAAGGAGCGGTGATTACCCTCTCAGAATTATTGGCAGAGGAGTACAAAGAAAAAGGTATTTCGTTTAATGTATTGGCATTAGGAGCCGTACAAACAGAGATGTTAGAAGAAGCATTTCCGGGCTACCAAGCACCAATTCAGGCTTC
Proteins encoded in this region:
- a CDS encoding TonB-dependent receptor, whose protein sequence is MKKYILFFILGFSALLQAQHTLSGTVTNALNQPLQGVSIYSSELHKGTKTDANGKYRITNLPTKAIQWSYAHVGYATQYQNIALLEPETAVAITLQETIFEMDEVIVSTAFNKMQSQNVMKVTHQTIQELQQKGTATLMEGLATIAGVSQVSTGTSIGKPVIRGLSGNRVLVYSQGVRMENQQFGDEHGLGLNDAGVESVEVIKGPASLLYGSDALGGVLYFNPERFADAKTIKADFSQKIFSNTQGSNSSLGLKGTTENWKFLARGTYNTHSDYRIATGNRVTNTRYNETDFKTAIGYSNSRLSSVLRYNYNNLDLGIPEDGIAAQTTSKNTQFPRQGVSNQLWSLNSVLYFKNTKLDVDLGYVANDRSEFEDSSVAALHMKLKTYNYVAKYHLPKAGKLESIFGIQGMHQTNTNLGEEYLIPDATTNDFGVFGTAIYEWNNQNALQAGLRFDNRKINSTTHGTSGEEGYFQETANSFTSFNAALGYKTNIAKDLVLRWNIASGFRAPNLAELTSNGVHEGTNRYEIGNAALKTEQNLQTDVNLEYKTNHFEFFANGFYNHINNYIYTTPTGTVLEDNDVFKYIQNNAKLYGAEIGLHVHPHPLDWLHYQTSFETVTGKKQNGDYLPLIPANNWNNTLRGEFKIKKWLENGFAALTTSSTLNQNNVSGFETRSNAYTLVNLGLGGTIKLGKTTVNANLNANNLLDKKYIAHLSRLKTDGIANIGRNIVLGLRFSL
- a CDS encoding glycosyltransferase family 4 protein, which encodes MKTLLVIGSVWPEPNSSAAGGRMLQLLSIFKQEGYTIVFASAAMDSAYMVNLADYGIEKKNIVLNCSSFDAFAKALQPGVVLFDRFMTEEQFGWRVAASCPDALRVLDTEDLHSLRQARQKAFKEKRVFTTTDLLVEEVAKREIASILRCDLSLLVSEYEMELLTTLFKIEPALLHYLPLLVNPEALLETEQLPNYQTRRDFIFVGNFLHEPNFNAVLYLKETLWPLIQKQLPQAVLQVYGAYPSQKVLQLHNQKEGFWVMGRAANAMEVVSKARVVLAPLRFGAGIKGKLLEAMYCGSPSVTTTIGAEAMHGDLPWNGMVTDNPALFAAEAVRLYQDPVIWYQMQQNGFAMVRKRYLKPLFETDFKDKIVLLQTHLKTHRVHNFMGEMLQHHTLRSTKYLSKWIEEKNAK
- a CDS encoding tRNA-(ms[2]io[6]A)-hydroxylase, coding for MLGLKLATDPKWVTIVETNIEEILTDHAWCEQKAASNAISIVTYNSELEELVTEMLVIAREELEHLQMVHDLIKSKGLTLGRERKDNYVNELFKFMKKDGSRKDALCERLLFSAMIEARSCERFKVLSENIQDPELAKFYRDLMVSEAGHYTTFLGFAKKYADNVDVDKRWQEWIAYETSIITNYGKQETVHG
- a CDS encoding SDR family NAD(P)-dependent oxidoreductase, which produces MKNIILTGTSSGIGYALALQFANAGHQVLAISRKTPKILIEHPNVSCLAIDLSDEKQLDKVTHFISSTWKHVDALIHNAGSLILKPFEELTQADFEKVYQINVFAVANLTRICLPYLQKGSHVVTISSMGGIQGSLKFAGLAAYSSSKGAVITLSELLAEEYKEKGISFNVLALGAVQTEMLEEAFPGYQAPIQASEMADYIYNFTLTGNKYFNGKVLQVSSTNP